From Candidatus Atribacteria bacterium, one genomic window encodes:
- a CDS encoding HD-GYP domain-containing protein yields the protein MPLKLKVYVGVIAILAVSLFIYLMPSLPELSNIWLVFIFFLVISAFAEFIPVELPTGGGISIGFPVDFVLILVYGPALAMLITALSAFIAEIIEGKKSWYKVIFNSAEYALSAGVAGLVYQYTGGIIGFQNFFKFAFPAALCALTYCLINSTLVTIVISFAQNSKIATIWRVNIKEMIPSYLAEAPMGFLMAIVYVDVGVFGILLFFLPLLLARRSFELYTKMRKMYLDTIRALAAAIDAKDPYTKGHSERVAEVSVALAQELNLSDRDIENIEYTALLHDIGKIGIADSILGKSSGLTDEEFDKIKEHTIMGAKIIEPVDFLKNSCKAIYHHHEKFDGKGYPDGIKSEDIPILARIIAAADAYDAMGSDRPYRKKLSKEKILKELEDQSGKQFDPQIVKALISIINREREE from the coding sequence TTGCCTTTAAAATTAAAAGTTTATGTTGGAGTAATAGCGATATTAGCTGTTAGTCTTTTTATATATTTAATGCCTTCTTTACCCGAATTGTCTAATATATGGCTGGTGTTTATTTTTTTTCTTGTCATATCTGCCTTTGCAGAATTCATTCCTGTGGAATTGCCTACTGGTGGTGGTATCAGTATCGGTTTTCCTGTTGATTTTGTGCTGATTTTAGTCTATGGCCCGGCTTTAGCCATGCTAATAACCGCTTTGAGTGCCTTTATAGCCGAAATAATAGAAGGGAAGAAATCATGGTATAAAGTTATATTTAATTCTGCTGAATATGCGCTATCAGCTGGGGTGGCGGGTCTTGTTTATCAATATACCGGCGGAATTATTGGTTTTCAAAATTTCTTTAAATTTGCTTTTCCTGCAGCTTTATGTGCCTTAACTTATTGTCTTATTAACTCAACCCTAGTTACCATAGTGATATCTTTTGCTCAAAATTCTAAGATAGCTACTATTTGGAGAGTGAACATAAAAGAGATGATACCCAGTTATTTGGCTGAAGCTCCTATGGGTTTTTTAATGGCTATTGTCTATGTAGATGTCGGAGTTTTTGGCATTTTATTGTTCTTTCTCCCTTTACTGTTGGCTCGTCGTTCTTTCGAATTATATACCAAGATGCGTAAAATGTATCTGGATACCATTCGTGCTTTGGCAGCCGCCATTGATGCCAAAGACCCTTATACCAAAGGCCATTCGGAAAGGGTAGCCGAAGTATCGGTTGCTTTGGCTCAAGAATTGAATTTATCTGATCGGGACATTGAGAATATAGAATATACTGCACTACTTCACGATATAGGAAAGATTGGTATAGCCGATAGTATCTTAGGCAAGAGTAGCGGTCTAACTGATGAAGAATTCGATAAAATAAAAGAGCATACCATTATGGGTGCTAAGATTATCGAGCCGGTAGATTTTTTGAAAAATTCCTGTAAAGCGATCTATCATCATCACGAAAAGTTTGATGGCAAAGGCTATCCTGATGGAATAAAAAGTGAAGACATACCTATTTTGGCTCGAATTATTGCCGCAGCAGATGCCTATGATGCCATGGGCTCAGACCGTCCTTACAGAAAAAAATTAAGCAAGGAAAAAATATTAAAAGAATTGGAGGATCAATCCGGAAAACAATTTGACCCCCAAATAGTCAAGGCTCTTATTTCAATTATTAATAGAGAAAGAGAAGAGTAA
- the secA gene encoding preprotein translocase subunit SecA, with the protein MFNWAKKIFGDTDEKELRKLQPIVEKINSYEANILKLKDEELKNKTTEFSKRLSKGETLDDILPETFAVVREAAKRVIKMRPFDVQLIGGIVLHQGKIAEMATGEGKTLVATMPAYLNTLSGRNVHIVTVNDYLAKRDRYWMGGIYEFLGLKVGLIQHDMRIDERKEAYEADITYGTNNEFGFDYLRDNMAIRLEDVVQKGYNFAIVDEVDSILIDEARTPLIISGPSEESTKIYQQVNKIATRLQKEVDYKVHEKEKTITITEEGVNRIEGLLQIHNLYDEKNMNIQHHIIQSLKAHKLFKKDVDYIVKNGEVIIVDEFTGRLMFGRRYSDGLHQAIEAKEGVVVARENQTLATITFQNYFRLYQKLSGMTGTAKTEEEEFIHIYNLPVVVIPPNKKLIRNNYSDIIYRTEREKFKAVIKEIVEVHKMGRPILVGTVSIDKSETVSRLLKKENVEHNVLNAKNHEREAEIIAQAGQGKNVTISTNMAGRGTDIVLGEGIAKLGGLHVVGTERHESRRIDNQLRGRSGRQGDPGSSRFFLSLEDDLMRLFGSDRISGIMERLGMEENIPIEHPLVTRSIESAQKKVEGRNFEIRKQLLDFDNEMEYQRKVIYQQRRMVLESKDIKEHVLEMVKDTIENILKNYTNKEIYPEEWDWPGLKDHFMQIFSISLVIGKEDTPKLSIPKLQNILTGKAFKIYELREQEFTAPLMRQIETMIVLRVVDREWKDNLRRLDELKQGIGLRAYGQKDPLMEYHFEAHNMFQEMINSIKEEVVKFIYKVKLKKDESRGIQPTRKKIPTPIVNGQIKKSAFAKREGLEGEEGKKKKKIGRNDPCPCGSGLKYKHCCGKNI; encoded by the coding sequence ATGTTTAATTGGGCTAAAAAGATATTTGGCGATACAGATGAAAAGGAATTAAGAAAACTGCAACCTATAGTAGAAAAAATTAATAGTTACGAAGCAAATATTTTAAAATTAAAGGATGAAGAGTTAAAAAATAAAACCACTGAATTTAGCAAAAGACTTAGCAAAGGTGAAACTTTGGATGATATTCTCCCAGAAACTTTTGCAGTCGTTCGGGAAGCAGCGAAACGAGTTATCAAGATGAGACCTTTCGATGTCCAACTTATTGGCGGGATTGTTTTACATCAGGGTAAAATTGCCGAAATGGCTACCGGAGAAGGTAAAACTTTGGTGGCTACCATGCCAGCTTATCTTAATACTTTAAGTGGTAGAAATGTGCATATCGTTACTGTAAATGATTACCTGGCTAAAAGAGACAGATATTGGATGGGTGGAATTTACGAGTTCTTAGGATTAAAAGTAGGTTTAATCCAGCATGATATGAGAATCGATGAACGAAAAGAGGCTTATGAAGCTGATATAACCTATGGTACTAATAATGAATTTGGTTTTGATTATTTAAGAGATAATATGGCAATTCGTTTGGAGGATGTGGTTCAAAAAGGTTATAATTTTGCTATTGTTGATGAAGTGGATAGTATTTTAATCGATGAAGCAAGGACTCCGTTGATTATTTCTGGCCCTTCTGAGGAGTCAACCAAAATCTATCAACAAGTAAACAAGATTGCCACTCGATTACAAAAAGAGGTAGATTACAAAGTACATGAGAAGGAAAAGACGATTACCATTACTGAAGAAGGGGTTAATCGTATCGAAGGACTATTGCAAATACATAATTTATACGATGAGAAAAATATGAATATTCAGCATCATATCATCCAGTCCTTAAAAGCACATAAATTATTTAAAAAAGATGTTGATTATATAGTAAAAAATGGGGAAGTGATCATTGTTGATGAATTTACTGGAAGATTGATGTTTGGGAGAAGATACAGTGATGGCCTGCATCAAGCTATTGAGGCAAAAGAAGGGGTGGTAGTTGCCCGAGAAAATCAGACCTTAGCTACTATCACTTTCCAGAATTATTTTAGATTATACCAGAAACTTAGCGGAATGACCGGCACTGCTAAGACAGAAGAAGAAGAATTTATTCATATCTATAATCTTCCTGTAGTAGTTATTCCTCCTAATAAAAAATTAATCAGGAACAATTATTCGGATATTATCTATAGAACTGAAAGAGAAAAATTTAAAGCTGTAATTAAAGAGATAGTTGAAGTGCATAAGATGGGGAGGCCTATTTTAGTAGGAACAGTATCCATTGATAAATCAGAGACAGTAAGCAGATTATTAAAAAAAGAAAATGTTGAACACAATGTATTAAATGCGAAAAATCACGAACGAGAAGCAGAAATTATAGCTCAGGCAGGTCAGGGTAAAAATGTAACTATTTCTACTAATATGGCTGGACGAGGAACCGATATAGTCTTGGGAGAAGGAATAGCAAAATTGGGAGGTTTGCATGTGGTCGGAACGGAAAGACACGAAAGTAGGCGGATTGATAATCAATTAAGAGGTCGATCCGGAAGACAGGGTGATCCCGGTTCTTCTCGCTTTTTTCTTTCTTTGGAAGATGATCTCATGCGGCTCTTTGGTTCCGATCGCATTTCCGGGATTATGGAAAGGTTAGGTATGGAGGAGAATATTCCTATTGAGCATCCTTTAGTTACCAGATCAATAGAAAGTGCACAGAAAAAAGTGGAGGGAAGAAATTTTGAGATAAGAAAACAGCTTTTAGATTTTGATAATGAAATGGAATACCAGAGAAAGGTAATCTACCAACAACGGAGAATGGTATTGGAAAGCAAAGATATTAAAGAACATGTTTTAGAAATGGTAAAAGATACTATCGAGAATATCTTAAAAAATTATACCAATAAAGAAATTTACCCTGAAGAATGGGATTGGCCCGGGCTTAAAGATCATTTTATGCAAATTTTCTCTATTTCACTGGTTATTGGCAAGGAAGACACTCCTAAGCTATCTATACCGAAATTACAAAACATTTTAACAGGAAAAGCTTTTAAAATATATGAATTGCGTGAACAAGAATTTACTGCTCCCTTAATGAGACAGATCGAAACAATGATTGTACTTCGGGTAGTAGACCGGGAATGGAAAGATAATTTACGGCGTTTAGATGAATTAAAACAGGGTATAGGATTAAGAGCTTATGGACAAAAAGACCCTTTAATGGAATATCATTTTGAAGCCCATAATATGTTTCAAGAAATGATCAATAGCATCAAAGAAGAAGTAGTAAAATTTATTTATAAAGTGAAACTAAAAAAAGATGAATCTCGAGGGATCCAACCGACGAGAAAAAAAATACCTACTCCCATAGTAAATGGTCAAATAAAGAAATCAGCTTTTGCTAAAAGAGAAGGATTAGAAGGAGAAGAAGGTAAGAAGAAAAAGAAGATAGGGAGAAATGATCCTTGTCCATGTGGAAGTGGATTAAAGTATAAACATTGCTGTGGAAAAAACATATAA